A section of the Candidatus Atribacteria bacterium ADurb.Bin276 genome encodes:
- the disA gene encoding DNA integrity scanning protein DisA, which translates to MNLSVHWRWTIELILILYLSFRLFSITKGTSLYSVLKFLLILFVIAGLANFSGLKELNFIWKIILVAYIGGAFIVFQPELRRLYVNRAYHRPDSTSRFFFHSEEDRTKFIDEITITCQTLSRKKVGALVVLERNNDLRDFLQTGIAIDAVFSSELVYSIFLTESPLHDGAVIIKENRIIAAGCILPLAEKTEVKKLVGTRHRAGIGITEQTDALSLVVSETTGKVSIAVQGKMAWDVETSTLKKMLRILYRKI; encoded by the coding sequence ATCTTTCTGTGCACTGGCGATGGACTATCGAACTTATTCTGATTTTATATTTGTCTTTTCGATTGTTTTCTATCACCAAGGGCACTTCGCTTTATTCGGTTTTAAAATTCCTCCTAATCTTATTCGTTATTGCCGGTTTAGCTAATTTTTCCGGGTTAAAAGAGCTTAATTTTATTTGGAAGATTATTCTTGTCGCCTATATAGGTGGAGCATTTATTGTTTTTCAGCCTGAGCTTCGCCGTCTCTATGTCAATCGGGCTTATCATCGCCCGGATAGTACTTCCCGTTTCTTTTTTCACAGCGAGGAAGATCGGACTAAGTTTATCGATGAAATTACCATTACTTGCCAAACTCTCTCTCGTAAGAAAGTTGGAGCTTTAGTTGTATTGGAGAGGAATAATGATTTACGGGATTTTCTTCAAACTGGTATCGCCATTGATGCTGTTTTTTCTTCTGAATTAGTTTATTCAATTTTTTTAACCGAATCACCACTGCACGATGGAGCGGTGATTATTAAAGAAAACCGGATTATTGCTGCCGGGTGCATTCTCCCTTTAGCAGAAAAAACCGAGGTTAAAAAATTAGTTGGAACCCGGCACCGAGCTGGAATAGGCATCACTGAGCAAACTGATGCTCTATCTCTGGTGGTTTCAGAAACGACCGGGAAGGTATCGATCGCAGTTCAGGGTAAAATGGCCTGGGACGTTGAGACGAGTACTTTGAAAAAAATGCTAAGAATTCTCTATCGAAAAATATGA